A DNA window from Bacteroides cellulosilyticus contains the following coding sequences:
- a CDS encoding O-antigen ligase family protein, producing the protein MMKVRIHKIRDAVVVLLQFLAVCALLSLVCVTTPELPAAETIGQWVWFGKVVLFSTSCIAITCLLQIWGRTSWKQIFSFPHFSAYVSWSLILFGGVEAIWGLRQLYGFSASGHFRYALTGSFFNPGPYAGYLAMVLPLCLHHFVRFRDWKWLITSLKIERAAAGVVGVLILCVLPATMSRSAWVAALIGCGWVMYMHRDSRKWKLLWRRYKKRYVSWGIGIFLVLIVGGAGAFFLKPDSALGRLFLWKITCQAIANHPWGCDKGFAFAYGEAQEAYFAKGDYAEWEEQVAGSPEYAFNEYLELTLTQGPAICIMLIVITFACLWAGTQFRRYGVCGAIVTLLVFSFSSYPMHLPAFIVAYVCLLLACGIGDIIAKPVILSACLIIWTGGFHNKWQREKDACRDWVNARILYHAGAYTAANAAYDKLYPQLREKGTFLFEYGHSLHKAGFYNESNKYLDKALVYCADPMILNVIGKNYQALRCYNWAEELLLASVHRLPGRIYPYYLLAKLYAEPEFLNREKFEEMKRIVLMKAPKIHSMAIEEMRREVEEIAKELEK; encoded by the coding sequence ATGATGAAAGTGCGGATACATAAAATAAGAGATGCAGTTGTGGTTCTATTACAGTTTCTTGCAGTCTGTGCTTTGCTGAGCCTGGTATGTGTGACAACACCTGAACTTCCTGCCGCGGAAACCATCGGGCAATGGGTGTGGTTTGGAAAGGTTGTACTGTTCTCGACCAGTTGTATTGCCATTACCTGCCTGTTGCAGATTTGGGGTAGAACTTCCTGGAAGCAAATATTCTCTTTTCCGCATTTTTCTGCTTATGTATCATGGAGTCTGATACTTTTTGGAGGAGTTGAGGCTATTTGGGGATTACGCCAATTGTATGGCTTTTCTGCTTCCGGTCATTTTCGTTATGCACTCACCGGCTCTTTCTTCAATCCCGGTCCGTATGCCGGATATCTGGCGATGGTGCTGCCGCTCTGTCTGCATCATTTTGTACGATTCAGAGATTGGAAATGGCTGATTACCTCCTTAAAGATAGAGAGAGCTGCAGCAGGAGTTGTAGGGGTACTCATCCTTTGTGTATTGCCGGCCACTATGAGCCGTTCGGCATGGGTGGCTGCCTTGATAGGATGCGGCTGGGTGATGTATATGCATCGGGATAGTCGTAAATGGAAATTATTGTGGCGGAGGTATAAGAAGAGATATGTCTCGTGGGGGATAGGGATATTTCTTGTTTTGATAGTGGGAGGTGCGGGAGCTTTCTTCCTGAAGCCGGACTCCGCTCTGGGACGTTTATTTCTATGGAAAATCACTTGTCAGGCTATAGCCAACCATCCTTGGGGCTGTGATAAAGGATTTGCTTTTGCATACGGTGAGGCACAGGAGGCCTATTTTGCCAAAGGAGATTATGCCGAATGGGAAGAGCAGGTAGCCGGAAGTCCGGAATATGCGTTTAATGAGTATCTGGAACTGACTCTGACGCAGGGGCCTGCCATCTGTATAATGTTGATAGTGATTACTTTTGCCTGTTTATGGGCAGGGACACAGTTTAGGCGCTACGGTGTATGCGGTGCAATTGTCACTTTGCTTGTTTTCTCTTTTTCTTCTTATCCTATGCATCTCCCGGCCTTCATTGTAGCCTATGTGTGCTTATTGCTGGCTTGTGGAATAGGAGATATAATAGCTAAACCGGTTATTTTATCTGCTTGTCTTATTATATGGACAGGCGGTTTTCATAACAAGTGGCAACGGGAAAAGGATGCTTGTCGGGACTGGGTGAATGCCCGTATACTTTATCATGCGGGAGCCTATACAGCGGCAAATGCGGCTTATGATAAGCTCTATCCGCAACTGAGGGAGAAAGGGACATTCTTGTTTGAATATGGGCATAGCCTTCATAAGGCAGGGTTTTATAATGAGTCTAATAAATATCTGGATAAGGCCCTGGTATATTGCGCTGATCCGATGATACTGAATGTCATTGGCAAGAATTATCAGGCACTGCGTTGCTACAATTGGGCTGAGGAACTTCTTCTGGCTTCGGTCCATCGTTTGCCCGGGCGGATTTATCCTTACTATTTGCTGGCGAAGCTATATGCCGAACCGGAATTTCTGAATAGGGAGAAGTTTGAGGAGATGAAGCGAATAGTGCTGATGAAAGCGCCTAAAATTCATTCTATGGCTATTGAGGAGATGCGCAGGGAAGTGGAGGAAATAGCAAAGGAGCTGGAAAAATAA
- the lepB gene encoding signal peptidase I, whose translation MKLFRKKRKLSWFVDKLLNLFLIGCGLVALWVLLQVTCIATFKIPSDSMEPALLPGDNILVNKWVMGARIFNIWDAAEGKEVKISRLPALGKIKRNDVLVFNFPYPAQWDSIGLNLMTYYVKRCVALPGDTFEIERAHYKVRGCDIPLGNVDSQDGLLRMVEKRMVQDWGIVMSGYPYNESVNWDIMNFGPLYLPAKGDEVDMNPKHAALYKNAIEWEQKKKLFVRRDTVLLNDSVIDTYRFKENYYFVAGDKVMNSQDSRYWGLLPEPFIVGKAVRIWKSVDRGADKIRWNRVFKKIE comes from the coding sequence ATGAAGCTATTTCGTAAAAAAAGAAAACTCTCTTGGTTTGTCGACAAGTTGTTAAACTTGTTTTTGATAGGCTGTGGATTGGTGGCTCTATGGGTATTACTTCAAGTAACCTGTATTGCCACTTTCAAGATTCCTTCGGATTCTATGGAGCCTGCTTTACTGCCTGGAGATAACATCCTTGTGAATAAGTGGGTGATGGGTGCCCGTATCTTCAACATCTGGGATGCCGCAGAAGGAAAAGAAGTGAAGATATCCCGCCTTCCTGCGTTGGGTAAGATAAAAAGGAATGACGTGTTGGTCTTCAATTTCCCTTATCCTGCCCAATGGGACAGTATCGGACTGAATCTGATGACCTATTATGTGAAGCGTTGTGTGGCACTGCCGGGCGATACGTTTGAGATAGAGAGGGCGCATTATAAAGTACGGGGCTGTGATATACCGTTGGGAAACGTAGACTCGCAAGACGGACTGCTGCGTATGGTGGAGAAGAGAATGGTGCAGGATTGGGGAATAGTCATGAGTGGCTATCCTTATAATGAGTCGGTGAATTGGGACATTATGAACTTCGGTCCTCTGTATCTTCCCGCCAAAGGGGATGAGGTTGATATGAATCCTAAACATGCCGCTCTCTATAAGAACGCGATAGAGTGGGAACAGAAGAAGAAACTGTTCGTGCGTAGAGATACGGTTTTGCTAAATGACAGTGTGATTGATACTTATCGCTTTAAAGAGAATTACTACTTTGTTGCGGGGGATAAGGTGATGAACTCTCAGGATTCCCGTTATTGGGGATTGTTGCCGGAGCCTTTTATTGTGGGGAAAGCTGTCAGGATATGGAAGTCGGTGGACAGAGGCGCGGATAAAATAAGATGGAATAGGGTGTTCAAGAAAATAGAATAA
- a CDS encoding DUF1573 domain-containing protein: protein MKKLLLVVWVVLCLFACRKSEKGEILKLVKEWNGKEILFPMESFTTVLGKDTFMMEENPEYKVVVYTDSVGCTSCKLQLHRWMELMHEVDSLAKGRVSFLFYFYSERKNELNDIFNRFNFVYPVYWDEKNEFYRLNRFPSDITFQTFLLDKSNKIIAIGNPVHNPKIKDLYMNIIQGKAASESEGIRTKVNIKSTDLSLGAFDWQQEQTVEFILENTGERLLVINDVLTSCDCTMVGYSKEPVRPKDSVALSVTYMAEQPGHFDKIIKVYCNVDSSPILLRITGEAK, encoded by the coding sequence ATGAAGAAGTTATTGCTTGTTGTATGGGTTGTTTTGTGCCTTTTTGCTTGTAGGAAATCAGAGAAAGGTGAGATATTGAAATTAGTAAAAGAATGGAATGGGAAAGAAATCCTTTTTCCAATGGAGAGTTTTACCACTGTCTTAGGGAAAGATACTTTTATGATGGAAGAAAATCCAGAATATAAAGTTGTTGTTTATACGGATTCTGTGGGATGCACTAGTTGTAAATTGCAATTACATCGTTGGATGGAGTTGATGCATGAGGTTGACTCATTGGCAAAGGGGCGTGTTTCTTTTTTATTTTATTTTTATTCGGAACGTAAGAATGAGTTAAATGATATTTTTAATCGCTTTAATTTTGTTTATCCTGTATATTGGGATGAAAAAAATGAGTTTTATCGTTTGAATCGTTTTCCCTCTGATATAACCTTTCAAACTTTCCTGTTAGATAAAAGTAATAAGATAATAGCTATTGGGAATCCTGTTCATAATCCTAAAATAAAAGATTTATATATGAATATAATTCAAGGGAAGGCAGCTTCCGAGAGCGAGGGAATAAGAACAAAGGTCAATATAAAAAGCACTGATTTGTCTTTGGGTGCTTTTGATTGGCAGCAAGAACAAACGGTAGAGTTCATTCTTGAGAATACAGGTGAGCGGCTTTTAGTGATAAATGATGTGCTAACTTCCTGTGACTGCACTATGGTCGGTTATTCAAAGGAACCGGTTCGTCCTAAGGATTCTGTCGCTTTATCGGTGACATATATGGCAGAGCAACCGGGGCATTTTGATAAAATCATAAAAGTGTATTGTAATGTAGATTCTTCTCCCATCTTATTGAGGATAACCGGGGAAGCAAAATAA